The Actinopolyspora erythraea genome has a segment encoding these proteins:
- a CDS encoding glycosyltransferase family 87 protein, which translates to MNAWTHGWDLMPSETPVRNGEPLPWVYPPFAVLPLAPLAVLPLKVDIALLYALNALALSTTFYLVLRRTWPGVEPLLCFALSVALVRLSLFLEPVFGCFAQGQINILLMGLVVADCLTRHPHWPRGMLVGIAAAIKLVPGVFVLFFLLRKDFRAATTAVGTAFLATLAGFLVDFEASVKYWFTQGPASAAFGSPLRTNQTVLAVLTRTDLSQVTRVSLWLLACVVLGALAVYCVRRSSDALAVVLIGLVALLVSPTSWSNHWVWLAPLLLFMVLYGLRSRSKLWLTAAVLSIHVAHWAPFVRLPLNRHLILHLPPEDQLRAAAFVILGVALLVLATFSVFRSSRSSPGRGSGEWYPVSLLRTGERAP; encoded by the coding sequence GTGAACGCCTGGACGCACGGCTGGGACCTGATGCCGTCCGAGACCCCCGTGCGCAACGGAGAACCGCTGCCCTGGGTGTATCCCCCATTCGCCGTGCTCCCGCTGGCCCCGCTGGCCGTGCTGCCGCTCAAGGTGGACATCGCCCTGCTCTACGCGCTCAACGCGCTCGCGCTGAGCACCACTTTCTACCTCGTGCTCCGGCGGACCTGGCCGGGTGTCGAGCCGTTGCTGTGCTTCGCGCTGTCCGTGGCGCTGGTCCGACTCTCGCTCTTTCTGGAACCCGTTTTCGGCTGTTTCGCGCAGGGGCAGATCAACATTCTGCTCATGGGGCTGGTGGTCGCCGACTGCCTCACGCGCCATCCTCATTGGCCGCGAGGAATGCTGGTCGGAATCGCCGCGGCCATCAAACTCGTTCCCGGTGTTTTCGTGCTGTTCTTTCTACTGCGCAAGGATTTCCGCGCCGCGACCACGGCGGTGGGGACCGCTTTTCTGGCCACGTTGGCCGGTTTCCTGGTCGACTTCGAGGCCTCGGTCAAGTACTGGTTCACCCAGGGGCCCGCCTCCGCCGCCTTCGGCTCACCGTTGCGCACCAACCAGACGGTGCTGGCCGTGCTGACCCGTACCGACCTCTCCCAGGTGACCCGGGTGTCGCTCTGGCTGCTGGCGTGCGTGGTTCTGGGGGCGCTGGCCGTCTACTGCGTCCGCCGCTCCTCGGACGCGCTGGCCGTGGTGCTGATCGGCCTGGTCGCGCTGCTCGTCTCGCCCACCTCGTGGTCCAACCACTGGGTCTGGCTGGCACCCCTGCTGCTGTTCATGGTGCTGTACGGGCTGCGCAGCCGCAGCAAGCTCTGGCTGACGGCCGCGGTGCTCTCGATCCACGTGGCCCACTGGGCCCCCTTCGTGCGGTTGCCGCTGAACCGGCACCTGATACTGCACCTCCCCCCGGAGGACCAGCTCCGGGCCGCCGCGTTCGTCATCCTGGGAGTGGCGCTGCTCGTGCTCGCGACCTTCTCGGTGTTCCGCTCCTCGCGGAGTTCCCCCGGGCGCGGTTCGGGGGAGTGGTACCCGGTCTCGTTGCTCCGCACCGGGGAACGCGCTCCCTGA
- a CDS encoding dynamin family protein, which translates to MTTTRENGPTTALLGQARELLLRTMTFYRDDPRTAGWLRARLERLSEPLRMAVTGRVKSGKSTLINALVGAEIAPSDPEERTQVNTVFRYAPEPSITVHTPHGGQQRMSVGELDPATIRDLQRWRPDEVARLVIESPSPGLQAITLIETPGVASTAVRETGRSALAQILSEADAVLYLTRQPQQTDVQFLESVHELRVARRAPINTILALSRADEVATGDADSVEAAGRVANAYRDDPKIRSFVQYVLPVAGLLAQGGTTLGQAEFEALSGLARLPREQLDELLLSADRFAGSRVPESVDAGTRRELLRRFGLFGLNRALTILGQGGVDHGRLRRNLLAESRIGELQEAVHLQFVERQEALRARSVLLAVDMALRANPRQGSRQLRGELDRLLANAHEWDELRVLSGLWSGQLSLPTRLRAEAERLLGAHGDAAPARLGLAAQASAREVAERAGDAARRWRVLAADPLRDREHREAVWTVLRSCERLLATGGGQQRV; encoded by the coding sequence ATGACCACGACGCGCGAGAACGGTCCAACCACCGCCCTGCTCGGCCAGGCCAGAGAGCTGCTGCTGCGGACGATGACCTTCTACCGGGACGACCCGCGCACGGCGGGCTGGCTGCGGGCCCGGCTGGAACGCCTCTCCGAACCGCTCCGCATGGCGGTCACCGGCCGGGTGAAATCAGGCAAGTCCACGCTGATCAACGCGCTGGTCGGCGCGGAGATCGCCCCCAGCGACCCGGAGGAGCGCACCCAGGTCAACACGGTCTTCCGCTACGCCCCGGAACCGAGCATCACGGTGCACACCCCGCACGGGGGCCAGCAGCGGATGTCGGTCGGCGAGCTGGACCCCGCCACCATCCGGGACCTGCAACGCTGGCGTCCCGACGAGGTGGCGCGGCTGGTGATCGAGTCCCCCTCACCCGGCCTGCAGGCGATCACCCTGATCGAGACCCCGGGAGTGGCCTCCACGGCGGTCAGGGAGACCGGCAGGTCGGCCCTGGCGCAGATACTGTCCGAGGCCGACGCCGTGCTCTACCTGACGAGGCAGCCGCAGCAGACCGACGTGCAGTTCCTCGAATCGGTGCACGAGCTGCGGGTGGCGCGGCGCGCGCCGATCAACACGATCCTCGCGCTGTCGCGGGCGGACGAGGTGGCCACCGGCGACGCCGATTCGGTGGAGGCGGCCGGGCGGGTGGCGAACGCCTACCGGGACGACCCCAAGATCCGTTCCTTCGTGCAGTACGTGCTGCCGGTGGCGGGGCTGCTGGCGCAGGGCGGCACCACGCTCGGGCAGGCGGAGTTCGAGGCGCTTTCCGGGCTGGCGCGGCTCCCCCGCGAGCAGCTGGACGAGCTGCTGCTGTCCGCGGACAGGTTCGCCGGTTCCAGGGTCCCGGAATCGGTGGACGCGGGAACGCGGCGGGAACTGCTGCGCCGGTTCGGGCTGTTCGGGCTGAACCGCGCGCTGACGATCCTGGGACAGGGCGGGGTCGACCACGGCAGGTTGCGCAGGAACCTGCTCGCCGAGAGCCGCATCGGTGAGCTTCAGGAGGCGGTGCACCTGCAGTTCGTCGAGCGGCAGGAGGCACTGCGGGCGCGCTCAGTCCTGCTCGCGGTGGACATGGCGCTGCGCGCCAACCCCCGCCAGGGCAGCAGACAGCTGCGGGGCGAACTGGACAGACTGCTGGCCAACGCGCACGAGTGGGACGAGCTGCGGGTGCTCTCCGGGCTGTGGTCGGGGCAGTTGTCCCTGCCGACCAGGCTCCGCGCGGAGGCCGAGCGGCTGCTCGGCGCGCACGGTGACGCCGCACCGGCGAGGTTGGGGCTAGCCGCTCAGGCCTCGGCCAGGGAGGTCGCGGAACGCGCGGGGGACGCGGCGCGGCGGTGGCGGGTGCTGGCCGCCGACCCGCTGCGCGATCGGGAGCACCGGGAGGCGGTGTGGACGGTGCTGCGCAGCTGCGAGCGACTGCTCGCCACCGGCGGCGGGCAGCAGCGGGTGTAG
- a CDS encoding dynamin family protein: MIETALVELLDSAESECVEAGRTDLGNRLRRIRNRVLDPAQLVLVVGEPDQGKSELINSLVNAPVCGSGENVSTIVPSLVRHADEPSAHLVEQETTRSPVGGDRTPVPIEALRDELERALEAGRQVRRTEIGLPRALLENGLALMDTPAVGGVASSLGSVTEEAAAEADALLMVSDATQELTTNELNFLRRVTAVCPNVALVQPKTDLVPDWRHIVELNRKHLSNAGIAGRIFPVSARIRSRATREKSQDLNTESGFPALLDYLRKEMASAQEQLTRKLVAHNVTDSIDRITADLREELNNQNPRTATETLLELETAQRRAEDLKRLSGRWQKTLSDGVQELYSDIEYDFRERSWAVLHQANETLDEADPSTTWDEFEEWLRDSLRTAVAETFDWLDRRRERLTEQVADELLREQVRTLPNSDSIPVPDPLSRVPAPKAPKNASYPRGDQLLTGLRGSYGGVLMFGLMTSMAGLPLMNVISISAGLLLGSKSLNEEKDSRLKRRQTEARAAVQRYVEHVVFQVNKEARDAIRNTHQTLHDHCNRITEQAQIRISRSIQETKRMAEQSAVDRDARAKEIKKKLEELGALRKRANALTSNRIAAA, from the coding sequence GTGATCGAAACGGCACTCGTGGAACTCCTCGACAGCGCGGAATCGGAATGCGTCGAAGCGGGGCGAACGGATCTCGGAAACCGGCTACGGCGGATCCGCAACCGGGTGCTCGATCCCGCCCAGCTCGTCCTCGTGGTGGGCGAACCGGACCAGGGCAAGAGCGAGCTGATCAACTCCCTGGTCAACGCCCCGGTGTGCGGCAGCGGCGAGAACGTCAGCACGATCGTGCCCAGCCTGGTCAGGCACGCGGACGAGCCGTCGGCGCACCTGGTCGAGCAGGAGACGACGCGGAGCCCGGTGGGCGGCGACCGAACCCCGGTACCCATCGAGGCGCTCCGTGATGAACTGGAACGGGCGCTGGAGGCGGGCCGGCAGGTCCGGCGCACCGAGATCGGGCTTCCCCGGGCACTGCTGGAGAACGGCCTCGCGCTGATGGACACACCCGCGGTGGGCGGGGTGGCCAGTTCGCTGGGCTCGGTCACCGAGGAGGCGGCCGCCGAGGCCGACGCGCTGCTCATGGTCTCCGACGCCACCCAGGAACTGACCACGAACGAACTGAACTTCCTGCGCCGCGTGACAGCGGTGTGCCCCAACGTCGCACTGGTGCAGCCCAAGACCGACCTGGTACCGGACTGGCGGCACATCGTCGAGCTCAACCGCAAGCACCTGTCCAACGCGGGCATCGCGGGCAGGATCTTCCCCGTGTCGGCCAGGATCCGCTCCCGCGCCACGCGGGAGAAGAGCCAGGACCTCAACACCGAGTCGGGTTTCCCCGCCCTGCTGGACTACCTCCGCAAGGAGATGGCCAGCGCACAGGAGCAGCTCACCCGTAAGCTGGTCGCGCACAACGTCACGGACTCGATCGACCGGATCACCGCGGACCTGCGCGAGGAACTCAACAACCAGAACCCGCGCACCGCCACCGAGACGCTGCTGGAACTGGAGACGGCGCAACGTCGCGCCGAGGACCTCAAGCGGCTCTCCGGACGCTGGCAGAAGACCCTCTCCGACGGGGTGCAGGAACTGTACTCCGACATCGAGTACGACTTCAGGGAGCGAAGCTGGGCGGTGCTGCACCAGGCCAACGAGACCCTCGACGAGGCCGACCCCAGCACCACCTGGGACGAGTTCGAGGAGTGGCTCCGCGACAGCCTGCGAACCGCCGTCGCCGAGACCTTCGACTGGCTGGACCGCCGCCGGGAGCGGCTCACCGAGCAGGTGGCCGACGAACTGCTGCGCGAGCAGGTGCGCACCCTGCCCAACAGCGACAGCATCCCCGTCCCCGACCCGCTGTCGCGCGTACCGGCCCCCAAGGCGCCGAAGAACGCGAGCTACCCGCGCGGGGACCAGCTGCTCACCGGGTTGCGCGGATCGTACGGCGGTGTGCTGATGTTCGGGCTGATGACGAGCATGGCCGGACTGCCGCTGATGAACGTGATCTCCATCTCCGCCGGGCTGCTGCTGGGGAGCAAGAGCCTCAACGAGGAGAAGGACTCACGGCTCAAACGCAGGCAGACCGAGGCACGCGCCGCCGTGCAGCGCTACGTCGAGCACGTGGTCTTCCAGGTCAACAAGGAGGCCCGCGACGCCATCCGGAACACGCACCAGACACTGCACGACCACTGCAACCGGATCACCGAACAGGCACAGATCCGGATCAGCCGCTCGATCCAGGAGACCAAGCGGATGGCCGAACAGAGCGCCGTGGACCGCGACGCCCGCGCCAAGGAGATCAAGAAGAAGCTCGAAGAGCTCGGAGCGCTCCGCAAGCGGGCGAACGCGTTGACCTCCAACCGGATAGCGGCGGCATGA
- a CDS encoding Hsp70 family protein — translation MPYVLGVHLGATSTSAAVVARDGGQWAPPAPFPLGSARAEVPTALGRLPDGTRLAGEVAASRAAEYHEWVCTDFVTEVGTETPLLLGGELVHPHRLAASMVEWVADQVANRHGHPAEHIAVSHGACWGTHRTHLLHRALAELGLTDVTLLPEPLAVATDYVSRQPVSPGGSIAVGNVGGSGADATVLRRGELQRGEGDVRGPGAELEFRGVTVSGPRPAGRELDDLVLEQLRAELGGPLAELDPFDARHRAAAAHLRAECTRLREELSTRDSAAANVVLPSFSGEVPLARLRYEELARPHLELLPEKLAQAVQSASLVPDDLEAVVLAGGPARTPLLRRLVQERLREQSPAAEGTGVAVRVDGFPELVAARGAACCAADVLSAATDRAAARAETSVLMRVEDSVPEAEHVQHYDYDPMTEQAVEDSVGTADRSARPPRPPVEVEPMHIEPPPKRKAVKIVKLSLAAILIIFGLVMTFVQGFGGQQAEQPGVLRQVGN, via the coding sequence ATGCCTTACGTTCTCGGGGTTCATCTGGGCGCGACCAGCACCTCGGCGGCGGTGGTCGCTCGTGACGGCGGGCAGTGGGCGCCTCCTGCCCCGTTCCCCCTGGGAAGTGCTCGTGCCGAGGTCCCCACCGCGCTGGGACGGTTACCGGACGGTACGCGACTGGCCGGCGAGGTCGCCGCGAGCAGAGCAGCCGAGTACCACGAATGGGTGTGTACCGATTTCGTCACCGAAGTCGGCACGGAGACCCCGCTGCTTTTGGGGGGCGAGCTCGTGCACCCGCACCGACTGGCCGCGAGCATGGTGGAGTGGGTGGCCGACCAGGTGGCGAACCGGCACGGGCATCCGGCCGAGCACATCGCCGTTTCCCACGGCGCCTGCTGGGGCACGCACCGAACGCACCTGCTCCACCGCGCGTTGGCCGAACTCGGTCTGACCGACGTCACCCTGTTGCCCGAGCCGCTCGCGGTGGCCACCGACTACGTGTCCAGGCAGCCGGTTTCCCCCGGCGGGTCGATAGCCGTCGGCAACGTCGGCGGCAGCGGTGCCGACGCCACCGTGCTGCGCAGGGGGGAACTCCAGCGGGGCGAGGGCGACGTACGCGGCCCCGGCGCCGAACTGGAGTTCCGCGGCGTCACGGTCTCCGGCCCCCGTCCGGCCGGTCGCGAACTGGACGACCTGGTCCTCGAACAGCTGCGCGCCGAGCTGGGCGGGCCGCTCGCCGAGCTGGACCCCTTCGACGCCCGGCACCGCGCCGCGGCCGCCCACCTGCGGGCCGAGTGCACCCGGCTCAGGGAGGAGCTGTCCACGAGGGACTCCGCCGCCGCGAACGTGGTTCTCCCCTCGTTCTCCGGGGAGGTCCCGCTCGCGCGGTTGCGCTACGAGGAACTCGCGCGGCCACACCTGGAACTGCTCCCCGAGAAGCTGGCCCAGGCCGTGCAGTCCGCCTCACTGGTCCCCGACGACCTCGAAGCCGTGGTGCTGGCGGGTGGGCCCGCCCGCACCCCGCTGTTGCGGCGGTTGGTCCAGGAGCGCCTTCGCGAGCAGTCCCCCGCAGCGGAAGGGACGGGGGTCGCGGTGCGCGTCGACGGTTTCCCCGAACTGGTCGCCGCGCGCGGAGCGGCGTGCTGCGCGGCCGACGTGCTCTCCGCGGCCACCGACCGCGCGGCCGCGCGGGCCGAGACCAGCGTCCTGATGCGAGTGGAGGACTCCGTGCCGGAGGCGGAGCACGTCCAGCACTACGACTACGATCCGATGACCGAACAGGCCGTCGAGGACTCCGTCGGCACAGCGGATCGTTCGGCCCGACCACCCCGGCCCCCCGTGGAGGTCGAACCGATGCACATCGAACCACCGCCGAAGCGGAAGGCGGTCAAAATCGTCAAGTTGTCGCTGGCGGCGATTTTGATCATTTTCGGGCTGGTGATGACCTTCGTGCAGGGATTCGGCGGGCAACAAGCCGAACAGCCGGGTGTCCTGCGACAGGTCGGGAACTGA
- a CDS encoding LuxR C-terminal-related transcriptional regulator, whose translation MNHSSATRPAPDAGSAAGLWEVAQQREATRLRDEIAANPARPLTAVVRGPGGYGKTTLLNLLARVYRDAGVAVRESVEFDPEEIRSGGAALLLDDVHLLHPAKLSELESLLASGPVRVVLTCRPWPFPEELARLCARFGSGRPVVELRELDGAEVAERLRRSPGGGGDAETAERLRAFTAGIPALVGRALENLDPHRLTDGGPQRLPQAVLDRFDRELSVLDGPARDCLTALAVGAEPHPVLLATVLGTESPEVTAALTTLRSAGLLDTTDTPPPMVGRAVLALTGWQRRLSVLCVLLRIRLERGGAVLPLLRPLLGAEAALPCDTTLATAFEAAGGQALAESPELAVRMFDAAVTTGRPPASVAARRAWAVAMTGRLDEALRLADQVMTDETAEDRAVAIQVAAAVLTHRGLPERAAELCGWSARHVRWPGDSSCAALGLITTGRLAEAGELLRVEADTAPPTSVSGASSQLATGLYESVTGNASEALTTLVRAASLAEPVGGSLLTPDTPAAVAATVALQCGELDLAESVLERAVAADSGGPLFRTRHRLLATWLPLLRGETTVARRELSAVLAESHEPSPRDRLHAVALEAGIASRDNDMAALGLARTKARRVTAEHPVDLFGLLPLGELTVAVSRLRDGDWLLPQLRQAHELLSALGDPPLWTAPLCWREAQAAIVVEEYDRAAGKVAELERVAWHNQLAAALARAGTTWLRVLEGEVDPTEVESAARGLHAVGFTWDGAGLAGQAALRTTDRNAMPALLECARSLRGRGGRSRRRPDGELGGIAPAGGDEQLLSEREREVAELVLSGMTYKQVGQRLFISAKTVEHHIGRIKQRLDCSDRQQLLEKLRSLLG comes from the coding sequence GTGAATCACTCCAGCGCCACACGGCCCGCACCGGACGCGGGTTCCGCAGCCGGGTTGTGGGAGGTCGCACAACAGCGCGAGGCCACGCGGTTACGTGACGAGATAGCAGCCAATCCGGCCAGACCCCTGACCGCCGTGGTGCGTGGCCCCGGTGGTTACGGCAAGACGACACTGCTGAACCTGCTCGCCCGTGTCTATCGGGACGCGGGAGTAGCGGTGCGCGAGTCGGTCGAGTTCGATCCCGAGGAGATCCGTTCCGGCGGGGCCGCGCTGCTGCTCGACGACGTGCACCTGCTGCACCCCGCGAAATTGTCCGAACTGGAGTCCCTGCTGGCCTCCGGTCCGGTGCGCGTGGTGCTGACCTGCCGCCCCTGGCCGTTCCCGGAGGAGCTCGCGCGGCTCTGCGCGCGGTTCGGAAGCGGCAGGCCGGTAGTGGAGCTGCGCGAACTCGACGGCGCCGAGGTCGCCGAGCGGCTCCGCCGCTCTCCCGGCGGGGGCGGCGACGCGGAAACGGCGGAGCGGTTGCGGGCCTTCACCGCCGGAATTCCCGCGCTCGTGGGTCGTGCGCTCGAAAACCTGGATCCGCACCGGCTCACCGACGGCGGTCCGCAACGTCTGCCGCAGGCGGTGCTGGACAGGTTCGACCGCGAACTGTCCGTGCTGGACGGTCCCGCGCGGGACTGCCTCACCGCGCTGGCGGTCGGTGCCGAACCGCACCCCGTGCTGTTGGCCACCGTGCTCGGCACCGAGTCCCCCGAGGTCACCGCTGCGCTGACCACGTTGCGCTCGGCCGGTCTGCTGGACACCACCGACACGCCGCCGCCCATGGTCGGTCGTGCCGTGCTGGCGCTGACCGGCTGGCAGCGTCGGTTGTCGGTGCTGTGCGTGCTGCTGCGCATCCGACTGGAGCGGGGTGGTGCGGTGCTGCCGCTGCTGCGGCCGCTGCTGGGAGCGGAAGCCGCCCTGCCGTGCGACACCACGCTGGCGACCGCCTTCGAGGCGGCGGGCGGGCAGGCGCTGGCCGAATCGCCGGAACTGGCGGTGCGGATGTTCGACGCCGCCGTGACCACCGGTCGTCCACCGGCTTCGGTCGCCGCCCGAAGGGCCTGGGCCGTGGCGATGACCGGCAGGCTGGACGAGGCGCTGCGCCTGGCCGACCAGGTGATGACGGACGAGACCGCCGAGGACCGGGCCGTCGCGATCCAGGTCGCCGCGGCCGTGCTCACGCACCGCGGGTTGCCCGAGCGGGCCGCCGAGCTGTGCGGCTGGTCCGCCCGTCACGTCCGGTGGCCGGGGGACAGTTCCTGCGCGGCGCTCGGCCTGATCACCACCGGCAGGCTGGCGGAGGCGGGCGAGCTGCTGCGCGTTGAGGCCGACACGGCGCCGCCCACCTCGGTGTCCGGGGCCAGTTCGCAACTGGCGACCGGGCTGTACGAGTCGGTGACCGGCAACGCCTCGGAAGCGCTCACGACGTTGGTCCGCGCCGCTTCGCTCGCCGAACCCGTCGGTGGGTCCCTGCTGACCCCCGACACCCCCGCCGCGGTCGCGGCCACGGTCGCGCTGCAGTGCGGTGAGCTAGACCTCGCCGAGTCGGTGCTGGAACGCGCGGTGGCGGCGGACAGCGGGGGGCCGCTGTTCCGGACACGCCACCGGTTGCTCGCGACGTGGCTGCCGCTGCTGCGGGGCGAGACCACGGTGGCCAGGCGTGAACTGTCGGCGGTGCTGGCGGAGTCCCACGAACCGAGCCCCCGGGACCGGCTCCACGCGGTCGCCCTCGAAGCGGGCATCGCGAGCAGGGACAACGACATGGCCGCACTGGGGCTGGCACGTACGAAGGCCCGCAGGGTGACGGCCGAGCACCCGGTGGACCTGTTCGGTCTGCTGCCGCTGGGCGAGCTCACCGTGGCCGTCTCCCGGCTGCGGGACGGTGACTGGCTGCTGCCGCAGCTGCGCCAGGCGCACGAGCTGCTGTCCGCGCTCGGTGATCCGCCACTGTGGACAGCGCCGCTGTGCTGGCGCGAGGCACAGGCGGCCATCGTGGTGGAGGAGTACGACAGGGCCGCCGGGAAAGTCGCCGAGCTGGAGCGGGTGGCGTGGCACAACCAGCTCGCCGCGGCACTGGCCCGGGCCGGGACCACGTGGCTGCGCGTTCTCGAAGGGGAGGTGGATCCCACCGAGGTGGAGAGTGCCGCCCGGGGGCTGCACGCCGTCGGGTTCACGTGGGACGGAGCGGGGCTGGCCGGGCAGGCGGCGCTGCGCACCACCGACCGCAACGCGATGCCCGCCCTGCTGGAGTGCGCGCGTTCGCTGCGCGGCAGAGGGGGGCGTTCGCGGCGACGTCCGGACGGCGAGCTCGGCGGCATCGCCCCGGCGGGCGGGGACGAACAGCTGCTCAGCGAGCGGGAGCGCGAGGTGGCCGAGCTGGTGCTGAGCGGAATGACCT